attaaatttcaagttcaataaaaagtttattaaataaagtttcTCTTGCTTTGGACTTTTTTTAGCCAGcctataatatttatgtaaaaCCTTTGAAATTCACGCCTATAATTTAAACCCAAAACAATATCAAGAATTGTTGCAACTGGACTTTATGTATAATGAAAAGatgtaaattttgtttaaagcaacaaaaaaaaatcttttacaaGATTTAAATGTGGAGAATAAggaaacaaaattttatgattgGCGGCTagattattaaatttttgtaaaactaTCCGCGAATAAATAAACTAGCATTAtctattataaaaactttgCTAGGTTTTTTCAGAAAGAGCATAGATAATTTCTTTCTCGACAAAGTTCATAAACCCTTCAGAGTTACACGCTCCACGTTTAACTAAAAAGGCAATAATCCATTATTGTAATTACACACATGTAACTAATATTTTAGCTATATTGCTGGCATATTCTATCTGGCtctaaagtttttttctgAGTATCCGCAACTAAGTGTCATTGAGCGTTTAACCCAGTTTCCTCATCCACTAGGTTTTCGACTGAGTACTaattaaaagtaaaaacatctttttatttaggtTGTAACGGACTTACATTCGGGTAGCGATTAAAGAAGGCCTTTTCTTgtataagattttttattgtttttcgatattgaagatataaaaaatttacatttgtGCGTGTTTTTAACtcgtttaaaattttttgtagaaCATATCGTTGACACAatgtattatatttctaataacaCAGCTCTATTGTGATTTTCGCTTTAAACCGACTGCGGAGTAGGCTACACTTTGATTAACCTGATTtctatataataaatgCAACGGTTTACGATGTGAATTAACCATATTCGATATTTCGGCTTTGGATCGTTTTTAGTCTTTGCCAACTCAAAAAAGATGTTTCTTAATTAGTAGTTATGggttttctttcttttcttACGAAAAAGAGGAAGAAAAacacaaatttttatggcACTATAACGATTCAACTCTTGTTAAagaatgaaaatttttgaaaatactTACGAATTATTCTAGTTGTCTTGAAAGCGGGTCTGCATATGCATTTCCACATAGCAATTGTAactaaagattttatattaattaattgattattgaaattttttgcGAAAAGCTTGTTCCATTGGCAGtattctaatttttaatacataATTAGTTGACAATAGTGAACTTGTGtaataataatacaaacaaatagggattttttgatattgctagtgtaaaaaaaaaatctttaatatACAGCTCGAGTTGTTgctctaaaaaataataataattttttagcaTTAAATTTCTAGAATCGTAATTATGCCTATTTATTGCGATAGTTCGTGTAAATTGTTATGCGAAATTAACCGTATAAACAGAGGCAGGCACGATAATTTCGTGCCTTAAAAGTATTTGTTCTTCATATCTGgagatatttaattattaaaatttactaGAGACTGCTTAGAATAACTTTTGAAGGACAAAAAGGATTTAAATTCCGTcggaacaaaaaaaaacattctaattaaaagtttattaaaaataaaaaagaacaaaCCTAGGTATCTTTGCATACGATAAAAAAACGCAATCTTTCCTTGTAAAATAGTATGTTTATCTATACCCCCTTTTCTCCATTACAATCTTTGGTATGTTGCCCCTGCGACGTACATATAATGATAAAAGACATGTATgtattaatttcatttaaattaaaagaaaatgcAAAAACAAGAAACCCGCTCCTGGATAATATAATGTATactatttcaaaaaaatttatcgtAACATCAcaaatgaaattattagTAGAAATATTCTGCATGATTTCAGCGCTCGGGTTAATGTCCTTTTTAtggtttttattattaataccGTAAtccttttatttttttcttacaatacataaagatttattgaTTTCACGCACTGTCATTACTTACCCGAATAGATTcgtaaattttattctatCTGTTTGGTTTTTAATGCCTCTTTTTTGGACATAATATTGTTCTTTCGTTTGAATAGCAAAATTGTTAGAAATAACTGTCTAGAATTTACTAAatttaatgtaaaaattgttACCCaattcatttaaaatttaaaaaacttttgcgcaaaaaaatcttaattttttttgaactgtgtttcattttatttttttacatttcttTTACAATATGTTTACTTGTTTCTATATTAATATCGTTTATCAGTGACtcaaagtttttttttgatttttcaCTATTAGGCCAAAAGTATGCCCATGTTATTCTTTTAATGTCATTATAAACTACCCCATTGGAAGATCAATCTTCGATTATATGTTTGTCGCTTTTGTTTATCTGAATCAGATTTTTATCTTCATCTTTTAGCTAGTTAGAAATCcatttttttgtcttttattAGTTAAAACTTAGATTATCaattaagtatttttttcaaagatTAAAATAGTTAAGTATTCATTTTGATCATAAAATTGAGTCTTgacttttaaatatgtggtcgtattattaatatatataaacaaataaatatattatgttactttttaaacttatataaattacattaaataaaaaattatagtaaaaatttttaagtagtTATATTAACAGtctatttatttcttaaatgAGAATATATTATTCGCATTCCTAGATTCTAAATGTGTTTCATTTGTCTCTACATTCTCATATAATGATGCCAAATTCCCATCAAATACTGATGTTATATTAGATTTACTAATCATCTCTGTAACACCAATATTCTCTAGAAATCCTTGTTGTGACATAAATCCATCAGAATTCATTTTACTACATGTTCTACTAGACAATCTCTTAGCTCTATATCCTTGTTTATGTGTAGCAAAttcataattaattttcCAATAAGATCCTTTACCAGGATTCCCCATTCCTCTTGgaactttataaaatgcTTTATTTAGACTTAAATTGTGTCTAATACTATTTTGCCATCCTGTTTTATTCATATTGAAATATGGATAATGATGTGATatgtaataataaatttctttgaGAGTTAACATTCCAAGCTCAGATCTTTCTAATGCTTCGCTGATAAGTTCGGCGTAGCTGATGCTGGGTTTTCTTTGAGATCTTATTTGTGTAGGTTTGGGTAATCTCGTGGGTGTGGAATAGATGTCTAGGAAGTTTGTGTCAGTACTTTCCCCCTCGTCCTTGAAAAACATGTAaacaaagaaataaatctttttaatgTTAGATGTTTTGATTAAACACACTTTGTTTGTTATACAAACAAAGTGTAAAtgaaaactataaatataaaaaatttagcataaatttattagtagttaatttaaatgttaaatttaaaaaagagttATGCAAATATAAAGGACATTTAAAAGTGATAGAATTGTCAGATgagattatttttaactcTACTAGAAGAGAAAAGTACACGCAACAATTTAAccttaaaaatgtttataaagattattgtatgaaaaaaaactgTATAAATAAGCATAgtcttattttatttatgctaaaattatatataaatagcatgaaaaatattatgtaaATAAGCAtggttttatttatgcTAATAATATGTATAAATAGAATAATAAAGATAGAATTTAGCGTGGTCTAATTTTATTCATGCTTaaattgaatataaaaaaagtatagCATATTAAtatgatataaattaatcaaGACTCTATTCTATTTATgctaatattataaaatagaagtactatataaatatgcatagatttattaatttatgctaatattaaataaccaaacaaataaagaattatgATCTTCTTGCAATACTATTTAAATCTCAAGATAATTATAAGTCGATGAATGTTGACATGAGATGGAGTGGTGACCAAATATCATAGAAAGTACATCAAATAAGACGGAGTATACATTTAGTCTATTGTGCCGCGAAGACTAAATTACTACCAGGAGAATATTGGCCATGGAAGTGGACTGGCCAGGATACACTGCTAAAAGCTGAAGAtaaatacatatataaGAGAAGATATACATATATTATAGATAGgcataaacaaaataagatattatgttataaatataaggGTTCACTTAATTCTTTAATTAGAAGCATTTTCTGTGGACAATAAATGGTCCATGTTCTTGATAATCTTGCTTAGATACCCACATTTCTTGGAATGTAGAAAGAGATGCCACAATAGATCCCCCTATCCAGACACTGTACTTCCTCTCAGCAGGAGATACGACATTAATCTTCACTGAGCTTGGCGCCAAGTttctaatttctttatCAAGTCTCACATTTATTCCCGGGAATAAGGTCGACCCTCCACTTAGTACGATATTAGCGTATAAATCTTTCCTGATGTCTACGTCACAGGCCTTTATAGAGTCGA
The Vairimorpha necatrix chromosome 6, complete sequence DNA segment above includes these coding regions:
- a CDS encoding forkhead box protein; translated protein: MFFKDEGESTDTNFLDIYSTPTRLPKPTQIRSQRKPSISYAELISEALERSELGMLTLKEIYYYISHHYPYFNMNKTGWQNSIRHNLSLNKAFYKVPRGMGNPGKGSYWKINYEFATHKQGYRAKRLSSRTCSKMNSDGFMSQQGFLENIGVTEMISKSNITSVFDGNLASLYENVETNETHLESRNANNIFSFKK